The following proteins are encoded in a genomic region of Thermogemmata fonticola:
- a CDS encoding MaoC family dehydratase — protein MGFSSIHLYFDDLEIGQEWISSGRTITEADIVNFAGFSGDFNPIHVDHEFAKTTPFRRPIAHGFAVFSIGSGLGVMTPPLRTIALLRVINWNFLLPVFAGDTIRIKSRVLEKTLRGRGRRGEVVWYRGLINQDNKIVQEGQIVLLVEARPPAQGDERRLAVPDAALISPNGTME, from the coding sequence ATGGGCTTTTCCTCGATCCATCTGTATTTCGATGACCTGGAGATTGGCCAGGAGTGGATTTCCAGCGGCCGGACGATCACGGAGGCGGACATCGTCAATTTTGCCGGCTTCAGTGGCGACTTCAATCCTATCCATGTAGATCATGAATTTGCCAAGACGACACCCTTCCGCCGGCCGATCGCTCATGGATTTGCAGTGTTTTCCATCGGCAGCGGCTTAGGTGTGATGACCCCGCCCCTGCGGACAATTGCCTTGTTGCGCGTGATCAATTGGAATTTCCTCTTACCCGTCTTCGCCGGCGATACCATTCGCATCAAAAGCCGAGTGCTGGAGAAGACGTTGCGCGGGCGCGGCCGGCGCGGAGAGGTAGTTTGGTATCGGGGCTTGATTAACCAAGACAATAAGATCGTGCAGGAAGGCCAGATCGTGCTCTTGGTGGAAGCCCGACCGCCGGCTCAGGGGGATGAACGGCGCTTGGCTGTTCCCGACGCCGCTTTGATCAGCCCCAACGGCACGATGGAATAA